One Oncorhynchus kisutch isolate 150728-3 linkage group LG13, Okis_V2, whole genome shotgun sequence DNA window includes the following coding sequences:
- the lmnb2 gene encoding lamin-B2: MATATPSRAAPAGTPLSPTRISRLQEKQDLQHLNDRLAVYIDRVRSLELENDRLMVKVSEKEEVTTREVTGIKTLYEAELADARRVLDETARERARLQIDLGKANSDVEEVTRNLKKKDGDLTLAMARAKDLEAQFNKSEANLATALSENGNLAAEVADLKAQLAKAEDAHSVAKKQLETETLMRVDLENRCQSLTEELQFRKSMFDEEVRETRRRREKRTVEVDSGVTQDYTFQLAQALQDLRRQHEEQVSIYKEELGNTFQAKLDNAKVSSELNDKAVSTAREELQEAHMRIESLAYQLSALQKQASANEERVRELENLVAGERDKHRMQMDLKEREMAEMRERMQQQLNEYQELLDVKLALDMEINAYRKLLEGEEDRLKLSPSPSGRVTVSRAMGTGSSRSSWAKRKRVELQEESVVVPQVHINQEAEAIGSITIEETDLEGKCVTLKNDSDKDQSLGSWRLQRQIGEGEEITYKFSPKFVLKAGKTVTVWSSDAGVSHSPPSDLLWKSQASWGTGDDITTTLVNSDGEEVAKRTVTKTLMEVENGDDDDDFEEEELRGEKASSRECSIM, from the exons ATGGCCACCGCAACCCCAAGCCGCGCCGCGCCTGCTGGAACCCCGCTCTCCCCGACGAGGATATCGCGCCTCCAGGAAAAACAAGACCTGCAACATTTGAACGACAGGCTTGCCGTTTACATCGACCGAGTCCGGTCACTAGAGCTTGAAAATGACCGGCTCATGGTCAAGGTCTCCGAAAAGGAAGAAGTCACTACACGAGAG GTGACTGGGATTAAGACCCTGTATGAGGCAGAGCTAGCGGATGCACGGCGTGTCTTGGATGAGACGGCCAGGGAGAGGGCCAGGCTTCAGATAGACCTGGGCAAGGCCAACTCTGACGTGGAGGAGGTGACCAGGAA TCTGAAAAAGAAAGATGGCGACCTGACTCTTGCCATGGCTCGGGCCAAGGACCTTGAGGCCCAGTTCAACAAGAGTGAAGCAAACCTGGCCACGGCCCTCAGTGAGAATGGAAACCTGGCTGCAGAGGTTGCCGACCTGAAGGCCCAGTTAGCCAAG GCTGAAGATGCCCATTCTGTAGCTAAGAAGCAGCTGGAGACCGAGACTCTGATGAGAGTGGATCTGGAGAACCGCTGCCAGAGCCTGACGGAAGAGCTGCAGTTCAGGAAGAGCATGTTCGACGAG GAGGTACGTGAGACGCGTCGACGTCGCGAGAAGCGTACCGTGGAGGTGGACAGTGGGGTGACCCAGGACTACACGTTCCAACTGGCTCAGGCTCTGCAGGACCTGCGCAGGCAGCATGAGGAACAAGTCTCCATCTACAAGGAGGAGCTGGGCAACACCTTCCAGGCCAAG CTGGATAATGCAAAGGTGTCGTCTGAGCTGAATGACAAGGCGGTGAGCACAGCTCGGGAGGAACTGCAGGAGGCTCATATGAGGATCGAGAGCCTGGCCTACCAGCTCTCTGCCCTGCAGAAACAG GCCTCTGCCAATGAGGAGCGTGTGCGTGAGCTGGAGAACCTGGTGGCTGGAGAGCGGGACAAGCACCGCATGCAGATGGAcctgaaggagagggagatggcTGAGATGAGGGAGCGTATGCAGCAGCAGCTGAACGAGTACCAGGAGCTGCTGGATGTCAAACTGGCCCTGGACATGGAGATCAACGCTTACAGGAAACTgctggagggagaggaagacag ACTGAAGCTGTCTCCCAGCCCTTCCGGCCGTGTGACAGTGTCCCGCGCCATGGGCACAGGCTCTTCCCGCTCCTCCTGGGCCAAGAGGAAGCGCGTAGAGCTGCAGGAAGAGTCAGTGGTCGTGCCTCAGGTTCACATCAACCAGGAGGCAGAGGCCATCGGCAGCATCACCATCGAGGAGACTGACCTGGAGGGGAAGTGTGTCACCCTCAAGAACGACTCAGACAAG GATCAGTCTCTAGGTAGCTGGAGGCTGCAGAGGCAgattggagaaggagaggagatcaCCTACAAGTTCTCCCCGAAGTTTGTCCTCAAGGCCGGCAAGACTGTCACG GTGTGGAGCTCAGACGCAGGTGTGTCTCACAGCCCACCCTCTGACCTGCTGTGGAAGAGCCAGGCCTCCTGGGGCACCGGGGATGATATCACCACCACCCTTGTGAACTCTGAcggagag GAAGTGGCTAAGAGAACCGTCACCAAGACGTTGATGGAGGTGGAGAATGGAGATGATGATGACGACTTCGAGGAGGAGGAACTGAGA GGAGAAAAGGCCTCTTCCAGGGAATGTTCAATCATGTGA